The Penicillium oxalicum strain HP7-1 chromosome IV, whole genome shotgun sequence genome contains a region encoding:
- a CDS encoding Glucose-repressible protein has protein sequence METIKNAANYVSETVQGAGAQASKEANKETAKDSNASIGTRANAAVDALGDKKDEHTHNAKADVHKEAAKH, from the exons ATGGAGACCATCAAG AACGCCGCCAACTACGTCTCTGAGACCGTCCAGGGTGCCGGTGCCCAGGCCTCCAAGGAAGCCAACAAGGAGACCGCCAAGGACTCCAACGCCAGCATCGGCACTCGTGCCAACGCTGCCGTCGACGCTCTCGGCGACAAGAAGGACGAGCACACTCACAATGCCAAGGCCGATGTCCACAAGG AGGCTGCCAAGCACTAA
- a CDS encoding putative phosphoglycerate mutase produces the protein MKVSNLSLALLTAVSSAQAKSTIIEYSTVPGYFLQDEAATDPSTFDFTAVNFGLIDRTYPADHEKKNHYNDKTLTQWERFYHQVEKLNRDSDNDVEYKVLFLGRHGEGYHNAAESYYGTPAWNCYWAELNGNSTATWRDAVLTPNGIDQALTAHDFWQKLIEEQKIHTPDDYYVSPLTRALQTANYTFAGLDFPRDSAQFKPVVKELFREGISIHTCDHRRSKSYIHKLFPKWHIEKHFTDEDELWNGVTSETSAAQDARSAQALGEVFFSSSSKKHFFVSVTSHSGEISSILRVVGHRSFRLSTGAVIPVLVKAEKKKVNDPPTTTTSIAWATEPHCTVPPVTSVSVCVCPSSAAPVTTPLVTGV, from the exons ATGAAGGTTTCCAATTTGAGCTTGGCTCTGTTGACTGCGGTCTCCTCGGCGCAAGCCAAATCCACCATCATTGAGTACTCCACTGTGCCGGGATACTTTCTGCAAGACGAGGCAGCTACGGATCCATCTACTTTTGACTTT ACTGCCGTAAATTTTGGGCTTATCGACCGTACCTATCCGGCTGatcatgaaaagaagaaccaCTATAACGACAAGACTCTTACGCAGTGGGAACGCTTTTATCATCAAGTCGAGAAGCTGAATCGGGACTCGGACAATGATGTCGAGTACAAGGTCCTCTTCTTGGGTCGTCATGGCGAGGGTTACCACAACGCAGCCGAGTCCTACTATGGCACTCCTGCCTGGAAT TGCTACTGGGCGGAGCTTAATGGAAACAGCACTGCGACCTGGCGCGATGCGGTCCTAACTCCGAATGGCATCGATCAGGCACTCACCGCCCACGACTTTTGGCAAAAGCTCATTGAAGAGCAAAAGATTCATACTCCGGATGATTATTATGTCTCGCCTCTCACTCGCGCGCTCCAAACTGCCAACTATACCTTTGCCGGGTTGGACTTCCCCCGTGACTCGGCACAATTTAAGCCCGTCGTGAAGGAGCTTTTCCGCGAGGGTATTAGCATCCACACTTGTGACCACCGCCGCAGCAAGAGTTATATTCACAAGCTCTTCCCCAAATGGCATATCGAGAAGCACTtcaccgacgaggatgagctgtGGAATGGAGTCACCTCGGAGACCAGCGCGGCTCAAGATGCTCGTAGTGCCCAGGCTCTGGGGgaagtcttcttctcctcgagcAGCAAGAAGCATTTCTTCGTGAGTGTGACAAGCCACTCGGGTGAGATCAGCTCCATCTTGCGAGTTGTTGGCCATCGCTCATTCCGTTTGAGCACCGGCGCCGTCATCCCTGTCCTTGtcaaggcggagaagaaaaaagtcaATGACCCTCCTACGACCACTACTTCAATTGCGTGGGCCACTGAACCGCATTGCACGGTGCCCCCCGTGACCAGCGTCTCGGTCTGTGTCTGCCCGTCCAGCGCTGCGCCCGTCACGACGCCTCTGGTGACGGGTGTTTAG